The Aethina tumida isolate Nest 87 chromosome 5, icAetTumi1.1, whole genome shotgun sequence genomic sequence TGGGGGTTGGCCCAGTTGCTGGGGTCATTTATTCCATTACCTTGTTGCTTCATGACTGAAATAATGTTGCGATAAGTGTAAAGAACTGTTTGGGTCACTTATGTACCTACTGGCTTGTTCCGCACTGACTTTGaactgataataattatagtattcTCCACCATACAAGAACTGAAATTTAGGATTCCCcttctgtttatttttggtCATTTGCTCGAAATCTGGTCCATTTCTGGCGACGAATTGCGCCAGTTTATCGATAATATTTCGTAGTTCTGTGTCTGAAACGAAAAAACCTAACCTCAAAACCTGCGTTGGAGAGGTTGTTTATGGAAGTTTCGTTCAGATAATTACCTTGTGGCGGTTGAGGCAGGTCCATATTCAGTTACATTCAATACATAATAACCtaaactaaaagaaaaatgcacttaaaattaaaaaaaaagtccaGAATAAGTTTCTTGTTTCTAATAAGGGCCGCAAAGCTGTTGTGGTTTATCTGACGTACGGCGTTGCCAGATCTATTGTTATCATTCggttatttgaaaattcaataaGAAATTTTCGTTTGAACTTATcaactaaaatcaatttattatactaaatatgtgatcttgtcaaataaaaaacgcacaatagaaattaaatgtgatattttaggatgtttaagttttagccacaatttttaaataaaaaataaataaaatattcattttgtttgtACATATTGCAACGAACAAAACGTTGTAGTATGAACAAatcttaacttaattatttaaatgtctacTTTCGTTGAAAACAGAAAATGCATAGGCAACTCAGATTACAATAGTAGATTTTGTTGTTGATGCATGCTTCTAGAATAATACaatgttttccaaaattaatatgtgtGGCTCCCATAACATTTactttttgtctaaatttgacttttttttcaatgatAAACCAAAATCTACAGGGTAACATTTTAGATACGAAAATTGGAGAAGTCATATTACTATGCCACTAAATTAATCACTCtctgaaatttcataaaaaatatggatattcaaaaatgtgtggaaaaaataaatatcattctttttatgaatttattttttatcgagTAGCCTATAGAATAAAGTGTCAAAAAGAACAcaaactatattatttttcaataatattgtagTATATAAGTACATACttcatgttttacaatttgaaatattttgttaaaatttaacaaaaaaatacaaattttgtggGCGTGTTTCGCTTTCGAAtaggccacactgtatatacatatacatatacattagtattaaaaaactgtaatGAAACATCCTCGAAtcagcaaaattttattttgcttaCAAGTGGCGgaatcatttatttacaaaaattaatgagtCAGGTATATAATGACAatcaatatacaataatttcgaacaaatttaaattacataatacataacatATTCAATAACAACACTGATTTTAcaacatatcaattttatcgACATGGATATATATGAtgcaatataaaatgtattgctaacaatatttaattatcaataaataatgtaataaaaatacccAGAGTTTGCATCCATATCTGCACAAATCcttatttccattaaattaattaattttaatatacaacatTATTGTCCAAAGATAATATCACAGACATCAATCAAGTTAAAAAGTATGTGTTCACTATCGGTGACTGTCTTCAGCAGCTTGTAACACTCCCTGCGTGTCAAAAATCTCCTTGTCGATTTCTTCATGTCTTTCACTCTCGCTTGACTTACTACTGCTAAGATCTGACTCCAgtagatttattttacttttcttttTCTCCTTTAATCTTCCGCTTTTCGAGACTGACAGTCGCCTAACCATGGGTGGTAAAATCTCCTCTTCTTTCAAACTGGACTTCTTGTCCTCTTGTTTCTTTTCAGATTTCCCGATGCCGAAAATGTTTTGCAGAAACTTCgacatatttgtatattttgaatgGCGACCGTTCACTTGAGATTTAACTGACACGACTGTAAGTCTTGATCacactttttaataatgcatAAGTTGATAAGATCTGCATACAAAAGATAATcactaaagtttaataaattggtttattaATGCGATAATTTTATCGACAGTCtaacacataaattaattatacttttgatATTTGCAACGTGATAACCGATGAGTGGTGATAAcacaattcttaaaataagattttgaTTGGCAAATTATGATACTTACTTCCAATGTGATTTCTCCCCTTTATTGTTATGTAATTACACAAATAAGAGTAAATACAAAACAAGAAATTAGCCAAAATGGATTGGTTTATTAATGATAACGTTGATAATACACCAGATTAGATTTACAAGATAATTGTGaaccttaataaaaaaacaataaaacacattaaagtaaaactaatgatatatttacatttagaaATAATGAACATAGGTACATGGCAGTAAAGGAATAGaataaacttcaaaatatcGGGTGAAAGACCTCTAATTTGAAAAAGACCTCGTCTTTGTGTTAAATCTGTTCGTTACAGTCGTACAAGTCTTATGAGATGTCTTTGTTAATTGCAAGTACAGGGTTACACAtagatttaaagaaaaattatgttaacaaCAACTTTATGAGATCAGGATCATAATGTTAGGGACTAGTGATCCATATCAGtacgtttattaaaaattatttatcttccCACTACCAAACAAATTATTGGACTTAGTTTTAAGACGGACACTTTGCAGGAATGTGAGTATTTGGGAATTACAAAAACATCTACTTTAGCGCTCTCCGTGCAAAAATGTCCGACGCTGTAACTGGAGCGATATATTTCAGACACTAGGGaaaaacattcatttaaaaacgtttaaacattaaaaacaatcctttatgtttaatatcagCAACAGGCCTTCCAAAATAATCTACTAAAAACCAACAtgatataaaagaataaataatattcagtcTCACAAATTATACAAGAGTTCACAAGCATACtccaactaataaaatatgaaaataaaatttgcatcTTAAAATGTACTAcgagaaaaaacaaaattaaacagtgAATGAGCTTGCTTAATATTGCTAAATCTCGTTATATTGCTTAACACttcgaaaattattaatctattcAACATTTTCGACAAACACGAGCTCTGatcaacaaaaaatgaaacaaaatacttagacaatatttatctaactgaaattattttgtttcattttttattatcagtaATCCTTATACTCTTTATCTTGTCATAGTTTCTAACGAGTTTGATTGAACTGTTTTAAACAAAGAACTAATCGTAACGAAAAAGATaacaagtataaaataattgaaataaatcagatcgatttttacattaactaacgtaaaaaattagaattatataGTGTGGACAATCTTTTCTTGGCTGACTTATTATCTGGAAATTACTGTATCACAATTTTTAGTGTACTACTACGACACATAGAGATATAAATGATAGTGGTCACGCCCCGTTGTGATTTCGTGTGATACCAATACCAGGGGTTTTGAATGCTCTACGAATATTAGCATTTAAAACTTGACTAGCTCGTTGTCCTGTCAATATGTTAAACTGGGTCAAGCTGAGACAAAAATCACCACAAGTTACATCAGATTTAGGTCCTTTATTCCTATATTTATCCAGGATTAATTTGCTACTACGTTCAATAAGCACTAAGTCTATAATAACCAGgttgttacaagtaaaaaaatcaatatatacaaataaaatgttcagtCAAAAATCACCGAAACAATGCGCATCCTTAATCATCATGTTCTATgcttaaataatcattttaatcttattatGTACAGCGTAATATACATTTTGATTTGACTCCAATCCGCAACGGGTGGACACTCTGCGCCGTGGACGGACGCCGTCGGGCGAAACCCGGACGGACACATCCACAATTCGACTTACGCAGTGTAATCAATATAACCTATGGCCTTATATCTAGTTAAAACGGTACTCATAAGTATCAGGTGGACGGCGTCCGTCGCGCGTGCGCAGACCGTCATCGTGGACGTGTACAGGTATCACACGAATCCGACCGCTCTCGACACTTACAAACAGCTGTCCGGATGCTGGCTCTGCGACTTGCGCGACTTACCGGTCTTCGTGTCCGTTTTCACCTGATCTATGCTCATCTTGCGAGGATTGCCGAGCGTCACCAGAGCGCTGGCTATAGCCAGACCGGCCGACTGGCCCTTCGCGGTGTACGGTTCCCCGCCCGTCGGCAGACGGACCAACAGACTAAGCACTGCCGCACGGTTACCTGAAATGTGGCATCAAACGAAATGATCGGGTGTGCAAGAGGTTAGAGCAACGTACCGTAACAGGGTTCCAGGGCTATCGGACTGGGTGCGTCTCTCTTGTTCCTGCGCGTACCCTCCACCACCGATATCGGGTTATCGGATTCGGGCAGCTCGTTCACCTCCAGCTCAACCAGCACTTGGGAGAAGGGACGCGACGCCATCTGTTCCATCTCGACGAACAGACGCTGACGACGTCGGTACATGTCGAAGCGTTGCTTGATCTTCCATGAAATGGCCGCACACACCAGCAAAGCCAGGAAACAGCTAAGAGAAAGAGAAAGGCCCGATAGCTTACAACACAAACAAATTGCAAAAGCGAAAGACACGACCAATCCGATGTTATCTTTATAGGGACCGTGCAACTTCGCAAGTGGCGTCATGCTTTtatgtagaaaaatattcttaaatataattatacactGAAATATTAGGGGGACCTGAAAGTAATGTcgttttccaaatttaaatttaaacgaataaatttttattaagacgaACCAGTGGCATTTTGGTATCATCcaaactttcaaattttttattactttgagAAAATGTTGTAGGGATCGGAATAAATGAAAATCCAAGGGTGTAATATTTGGTGAGTATGGTGGGTGAGGCAGTACCTTCTATCCcagttcattattttttccagTGCACAGTCTGATCTTGGATTATCTTGTTGCAGAATAACGCCTTTTCTgttgtaattaacaatttgtccAAGTTTGAACACTTCAAAGTGAACAATTCCTTGAATACTCTACCAAACACACAGTAGCTCCTTTCTGGGATGTAAACCCAACTTCGCATTACTTTGTGGTTATTCATTTGGAGAGAGCCATTGCTTTTTGCTTTTTGAATTATCATGTAGGACCCATTTTTCTTCTCCGGTAATCAAATGAACGAACTTCTGCCCTTAGTATGTCATTGTCTGAAGTCTTGCTAATTGATAGGAGTCAGAGAAATCAAAATTACCGGATCTAAACTTGAAATGGCCTTTAAGAAGGTCTAATGCACTTAGATTCGAAAAGCGTACCGCCGGATATGCTCTTTTAGTATTTGGCCAACCATTTCACCCCAAATTGCTCTTGTTCGAGATACACAATAGGCTGATAAATGACAATCAAACCCGCAGAAACGATATTACTTCCAGTGCCCCTAATATTTAGCCATTTTCCCTCTCCccgattataatttattgaaatttttcaaaatccaccatcaaaatttaatgttatgtaATGTAGTGAGCAAAAATGGTTTATACTGAGTACTTATTTaggagtaattaaataatgggaTAACATCTGATTCTGCCACTAGTCTACCTGCACAGTCCTTATAATTATCCcacatatttgtaatttaattcgtTTTTAAACACACAAGAGTGTAATTAGGCAaacaacaattacattaataaagcTATATCatgttatattgaaaattatcgagttaaattttgattaatcaaTGATATAGTTTTGAGTGAAGAACTATCTACTTCTAGTTTTACGAAATAGCTTTAAATCGAATTAGTTGACAGTgcgacaaatatttatttacccaCTGAGGACCATCAAAAGTTGATCCCGGAATccatataaaagaaaaataccaTACTATAAAACAAATCCATTATGAAATGAATGATACTCACGATGAAAACGTTATGAAAAACTGCGGTAAGTTAAGCTTGGAGAACTGCGAGAACGAGATCTGTATCCAGAGTGGCGGCTGAAAATCATAAACATAGACGTAGAACGTCGTCAACGTCACGTTATCCTCGATGCCGAAGTTATACTCGGACTTAGAAAACCGGGCCTTGAACGTTGTGCAGTTGTGGTCCAGATAAATGGCCTTCTCCTCCTTCGAGTTGCCTCTTCGAATCGTAATATTCATCTTGGCCAGAACGGAACAGGTGATCGAAAAGTCCACATCGATGTCCGCCTTGCTGGGCGAATTCCTGAAGTTAATCTGCGTGTAGTGGCGGTCCTCCTTTTTCGAAAGGTTAAATGTAAACTGGTAGTCGATTGTAAGGTCATCTGATGAGAAAATATACGGTCAGTTTGTCaatcaacaaatttacaatCTACAACTCACAATAACAGGACTCCTTGTTAATGGGATCGGAGTGATAGTGGTTGGCGGTGTCGCATTTCTCGCAATGGTCTCCGACCAGACCTTTGGTGGTACAGTAGCATTTCCCGGTTTCGGGATCGCACTGGGTGGCCTGACTGTTGCATTCGCAGGGCTGACAACGCCCCCCGTTCACCGGGTTACCCCAATAGCCTCGTAGGCACTTCTCGCAATTGGGACCTGTGGTCAGGTCGGCACAATCACGGCACACACCTGCTTGCGTACAATTCGAGTGTCCGTTGCACTGGCACAGGGGGCAGTTCGTGAAGTGCCATCGTTTCGGCGGGCAAGTACTCGATGGTAGAGATTGAATGTGAAGCGTGGgtcctgaaaatatattatttccagTGTgtcagaaatattatttttatataatatttatattatttataatttgattaattattcaaaatattaaaaagtaatattttgatgttttattgggactgaataaaaatatgattcctattaaataaattgttttaaaatttactttttgaaataatgttCATCACTGACAATTTGGGATTgggaaaattagtaattaaatagatGATTtcctgttttaaatataattatatattgaaacatttaacaattttaaatcaataagagGAGGGTCttactaaaatgtctgtaaaaccGCCAATTTTTATGCTGGCAAGTTGTTTTTGGATACACTTTTCCCAAAAATCATCCTATAAGGAACCATGATTAGTACTCCCGAATGATATATGCAGGATGATATTTatctacatttaattttgtgcgtcttaatatatcaataattatgttattttcaatggaataataaattttgtttatatgtaGTTTGCCAAATGTAAGATatgtaagatatttcataaaaggatttaattaaacatatatttcagtaaagaaaccattggtaacaaaaaagtatattgGAATAATACCTAAAGTTTGAATGAATCtatgtttaacaaaataagaTCTGATGGTAAAAATACATTCGTCGttctcttaataaaaatttggtttCCAACTACACTACAAAGACTTTGAAACACAGTGGAGAAAAAGTTTTGGTTTGGGATTTCTTTCCTTGACATGATGTAAGACTGttgcaaaaaattattagcaaACTGGACAATTTCATATATAGAGACATCATAAGGGATGTAATGAAACCATTTGCCAATGACAGCAATGGCATTTTTATGCATTATAATGATACAAAGCATGCatccaaagttgttcaaagttgattaaaagataaaaatgttgagattCTCGATGTAATCTCGATTAAAACATCATAtatcatcaaatttaaatgaattgtggttattgtgttgcatttaattatagttattattaaatatgaaatatttttagtttcattcttttttaattaattaatgttctctattaaataatttcttgtatatttgaaataatgttcaaatattaaactaaatttcaatCACAATTATTGAAATGTGGAAGATTGCGACTTACCGGCGTATCCCCCGGGCATGCACGTCCCCAGTCCAGTTTTCGACCCGTCGTCGCACCATCCGCAAGCGGGATCGTCCCTGCACTTAGCACAAGTCGGATAGGAGCCACATTGCGAGTTCTCTCTGCTCCCGTTCGTCCTGCACTTCTCCCCCTCCGTCGTCCACTCCCTGCACTGCCCGTAAGGGAAACTGGACGTGTAGGCGTTCTTGTCGACGCACCTGCCCTCGTTCTGACACCAGATGCATTCCTCTTGCGTGCAGTTCGTGCAGGACGTGTAGTCCGAACATACTTTCTGACATTGGCTGGCGTCCGTCACCGACGACTCGACGTGCGTGGAGTTCGGATGCACCGGATGAGCGGGCATGCACTTGTTCTGTTCGAAACGCCACCGGCAGAACGGTTTCGACGTGCAGGCGGTGCAAGAGTGGAGCTGTTTGCAGATCGACGCGTAATCCACGGAACAGTTCTCCATTGTGGTGGCGACGGGCTCGGAGCTGTTCTTGCACTTGGAGTGGTAGGTGCAGGTGGTGCCGCACCACACGCAGTTGCTGGTCGTTTGTACGCAGCTCACGCAGTCGTCCATCTTGCTGCACTTGTCCGTGTTTTGGATGATGTTTTGTTGAATTGACGACCTAACAATTACCACCATTAAATcgcatacaaaaatatttatagtcaaCACCATTACCTGTTGAGTATTGGGCAAATTTGATAGTTGGGTTCGGAGAATGTGTCTTTGGTGTCGCGTTGTTTGTGTATGGGTGTGCAGGATGCGTTTCGCACGTCCCAAATACACTTTACTCCGGGTCTGGCGTTCAGACACTGgttttcagtgttgaaatttttgcTTGTGCAGTCACCGGGTGTGTATTTCAACATGTCAGACAACATTTGACCGTTGAAGCCGCCGTAAATATACAACGAACCGGCGAAAACACTGGCCGAGTGACCAAACctaaattacaaacaaataaatatcaaaaaaaaaaatctgaaaccGAATGATTTACCTGGCAAGATCGGCGTGAATGTCGTCGGGAACTTGCATCACCTGCCAGCTGTTACATTTAACATCGTAAGCCAGCAACTCGGAGCTGTAACACTTGGACCCGAAATTTTGGTGAGTGTCGTTGTGTGTGTTGCCGCCGAACACCAACATTAATCCGGGTGAAACAAAGGTGGCTGTGTGAAGGAAACGGGATGAGGGTGCGTCAGCCAAAGAGGTCCATATTCTTTTGTTTGGTTCATAGGAATATAAACTGCGACTAAGGACGCTAGTGGCGTCGTTTTCAGACACGATACCTCCGTAGACATAGATCTTGGATGTTAGCGGGTCCCAGCTGGCAGTGTGTCCATAACCACCTACAAGAATAATTAGGAAAGATAATTGCGGTGGTACTAATTCGTAACTTAATAATACAggaaacgattgacttatttaacGATAAATTCTTAACCATTTCTTGTTGTTTCTCTTGGTACcgctgaattataaatttcactttGAACAATGATTAAATAGGTATAGTATGCATAGTacaaataatctatttaaatttacagagaGCAATAGAAGGTGATTATATATAAAGTTGTTATAAGTTtgtctattgaaaaataaaagaaggaAATTTTAAgagacacaacaataacagaaaaaacaataaacattataggtaCTGGCCAATTCAAATAGAAGTTGCTATAGTTTGATTTCTACTGAAGGTTAGTGTCATCTTAATACCTTTAACTGGATATCCGGTTGTATTGTTGATGACATGCCACtctctagttccaaaattataTTCCTGAACCGTGTTCAAATAGCCAAGCTGCGGCGAATGTCCGAAAATCACAACCATGCGATCGTCCTTCATATTCGCTGAGTTAATAACAGTAGCCGTGTGACCTGCCGATTTCAAGGGACCGCACAAAACGGGCGGTACACCTCCGCAAACCTCCGACTTCACCGTGATGTTTTCCCACGTCAGGGCGCTGATGTCGTACGCCCATATTTCAGCAGTCGGTCCACGATTGCCCAGTACGCCGCCGTACAGGAAAATCTTGTCTCCGTAGATGACTGTCGAGTGTCCGTAACGGGGCGAGGGTCCGACCGGAACGTTCTTTGTCTCCCAAACGTTTCCTGTCATAATTTAGTTGCAATTAATCACATCAAATTGTCCATTAAAatcgtaaaaatatttaccattaAAATCGTAGACATTAAGGACAAATCCCCTG encodes the following:
- the LOC109602358 gene encoding attractin-like protein 1 — its product is MLEVLQMFLFLFKSKYRRKCHRWDIAFIVVLVLCVCCSLVRAKCQDNCSGNGVCKNDTCVCYDGWQGPQCQHCGGKIRLGTSTGTIHDGLGNYTLGLKCSWLVDAPNSSITLHIEEFATECGWDHLYIFDGDSVESPLLAVFSGLMYKDSYSIRRIPEVVAHSGSALVHFFSDDAYNMSGFNITYRLNACPSTVSGQNCSGRGACIDGVCTCDGLYDGAACQLEKCPGGCGAAEGRGLCTPEKGCECIGDYRGADCAQTRDGGYWETVQPRAFVPPGSASHGAAVWKDSMYVMGGESYNRGFVLNVYDFNGNVWETKNVPVGPSPRYGHSTVIYGDKIFLYGGVLGNRGPTAEIWAYDISALTWENITVKSEVCGGVPPVLCGPLKSAGHTATVINSANMKDDRMVVIFGHSPQLGYLNTVQEYNFGTREWHVINNTTGYPVKGGYGHTASWDPLTSKIYVYGGIVSENDATSVLSRSLYSYEPNKRIWTSLADAPSSRFLHTATFVSPGLMLVFGGNTHNDTHQNFGSKCYSSELLAYDVKCNSWQVMQVPDDIHADLARFGHSASVFAGSLYIYGGFNGQMLSDMLKYTPGDCTSKNFNTENQCLNARPGVKCIWDVRNASCTPIHKQRDTKDTFSEPNYQICPILNRSSIQQNIIQNTDKCSKMDDCVSCVQTTSNCVWCGTTCTYHSKCKNSSEPVATTMENCSVDYASICKQLHSCTACTSKPFCRWRFEQNKCMPAHPVHPNSTHVESSVTDASQCQKVCSDYTSCTNCTQEECIWCQNEGRCVDKNAYTSSFPYGQCREWTTEGEKCRTNGSRENSQCGSYPTCAKCRDDPACGWCDDGSKTGLGTCMPGGYAGPTLHIQSLPSSTCPPKRWHFTNCPLCQCNGHSNCTQAGVCRDCADLTTGPNCEKCLRGYWGNPVNGGRCQPCECNSQATQCDPETGKCYCTTKGLVGDHCEKCDTANHYHSDPINKESCYYDLTIDYQFTFNLSKKEDRHYTQINFRNSPSKADIDVDFSITCSVLAKMNITIRRGNSKEEKAIYLDHNCTTFKARFSKSEYNFGIEDNVTLTTFYVYVYDFQPPLWIQISFSQFSKLNLPQFFITFSSCFLALLVCAAISWKIKQRFDMYRRRQRLFVEMEQMASRPFSQVLVELEVNELPESDNPISVVEGTRRNKRDAPSPIALEPCYGNRAAVLSLLVRLPTGGEPYTAKGQSAGLAIASALVTLGNPRKMSIDQVKTDTKTGKSRKSQSQHPDSCL